A single genomic interval of Amycolatopsis albispora harbors:
- a CDS encoding DUF6191 domain-containing protein: MDPVETLLAWSIPAGTLLMVAVGVFELARAKRRRRAGTPLTATYVNEVTAMFYGTKRRELEHRAAVEMLREEEGDGAPPAHGIDLDRGTITLPGGPAPGTR; the protein is encoded by the coding sequence ATGGACCCGGTGGAGACGCTGCTCGCCTGGAGCATTCCGGCAGGGACCCTGCTGATGGTGGCGGTGGGGGTGTTCGAGCTCGCTCGCGCCAAGCGGCGCAGGCGGGCGGGCACCCCGCTCACCGCGACCTACGTCAACGAGGTCACCGCGATGTTCTACGGCACCAAGCGCCGCGAGCTGGAGCACCGGGCCGCCGTCGAAATGCTCCGCGAGGAAGAGGGCGACGGCGCCCCGCCGGCGCACGGCATCGACCTCGACCGCGGCACCATCACCCTGCCCGGCGGTCCAGCTCCCGGAACGCGCTGA